From one Rhodothermales bacterium genomic stretch:
- the galE gene encoding UDP-glucose 4-epimerase GalE, translating to MKILVTGGAGYIGSTAVRDLIEAGDAVVVLDNLYQGHRAAVHPDAVFVEGDLADRALVDDTMAAHRPDAIMHFASHTLVGESMEKPFLYLGDNIRNGLNLLESAIAHGVRKFILSSTANLFGAAEVMPIEPEAPIVPGSPYGESKYILERMLHWMDRVYGMRYAALRYFNACGAVSADHGEDHTPETHIIPIVLQVALGQRDHVVIYGNDYDTPDGTCVRDYVHIKDLSQAHILALRALDAGSRTYNLGNGNGFSILEVVEAAREVTGHPIPVQIGPRRPGDPATLIAGSDRVRRELGWKPAYPELRQILESAWAWHRAHPHGFEKRAVAA from the coding sequence ATGAAGATACTCGTCACCGGCGGAGCCGGGTATATCGGCAGCACGGCGGTTCGCGATCTCATCGAAGCCGGCGATGCCGTCGTCGTGCTGGACAACCTGTACCAGGGCCACCGCGCCGCCGTCCATCCGGACGCCGTGTTCGTCGAGGGCGACCTCGCCGACCGCGCCCTGGTGGACGACACGATGGCGGCGCATCGCCCCGACGCCATCATGCATTTCGCCTCGCACACGCTGGTGGGCGAGTCGATGGAAAAGCCGTTTCTCTATCTGGGTGACAACATCCGGAACGGGTTGAACCTTCTGGAGAGCGCCATCGCGCACGGGGTCCGCAAGTTCATCCTCTCATCGACGGCCAATCTGTTCGGCGCCGCCGAGGTGATGCCGATCGAGCCCGAGGCCCCGATCGTGCCGGGCAGCCCGTACGGCGAGTCGAAGTACATCCTGGAGCGGATGCTGCACTGGATGGACCGCGTCTATGGCATGCGGTACGCCGCGCTGCGCTACTTCAATGCGTGCGGGGCGGTCTCGGCCGATCACGGCGAGGATCATACCCCCGAAACCCACATCATCCCGATCGTGCTGCAGGTGGCGCTGGGGCAGCGGGATCATGTGGTGATCTACGGGAACGACTACGACACGCCCGACGGGACGTGCGTGCGCGACTATGTCCATATCAAGGACCTCTCGCAGGCGCATATCCTGGCGCTTCGTGCACTGGACGCCGGTAGCCGCACCTATAACCTCGGCAACGGCAACGGATTCAGCATCCTGGAGGTCGTGGAGGCCGCACGAGAGGTGACCGGCCATCCGATACCCGTCCAGATCGGGCCGCGGCGTCCGGGCGATCCGGCGACACTGATCGCCGGCAGCGACCGGGTGCGGCGCGAGCTCGGGTGGAAGCCGGCGTACCCCGAACTCCGGCAGATCCTGGAAAGCGCGTGGGCCTGGCACAGGGCGCATCCGCATGGCTTTGAGAAGCGTGCCGTGGCGGCCTGA
- a CDS encoding lactate utilization protein B: MSHSEAAARFIADEARTDWHDESIWFVRAKRDRASQSVPEWEALRERASEIKEHTLTNLDTYLERFEARAVANGIQVHWARDAAEHNRIVLDILQRHGVQRLVKSKSMLTEECHLNPYLEAAGLEVVDTDLGERIVQLLEEPPSHIVMPAIHLKKEDIGVLFHERLGSEAGATDPKYLTEVARQHLRSRFLGAEAAITGVNFAVAETGGFVVCTNEGNADLGVHLARVHIACMGIEKLIPRAEDLGVFTRLLARSATGQHMTVYTSHFSRPRPGTELHVVLVDNGRTEQLSRPDFWRSLKCIRCGACLNTCPIYRRSGGYSYQATIPGPIGAILSPGKDLQKHADLPFASTLCGSCSDVCPVKIDIHEQLYRWRQLVVQAGHLPAGKTMGMKMGGWVLRSAGRLSWAGAIGRRLLRVAPGWITRRLPWGRDREWPGPATTSFQQWYRKNRRAT; encoded by the coding sequence GTGTCCCATTCCGAAGCCGCCGCCCGATTTATCGCCGATGAGGCCCGCACCGACTGGCACGACGAGTCGATCTGGTTCGTTCGCGCGAAGCGGGACCGGGCGAGCCAGAGCGTGCCCGAGTGGGAAGCGCTCCGCGAACGCGCTTCGGAGATCAAGGAGCACACACTGACGAACCTGGACACCTATCTCGAACGATTCGAGGCCCGGGCGGTGGCGAACGGCATCCAGGTGCACTGGGCGCGCGACGCGGCGGAGCACAACCGGATCGTGCTCGACATTCTCCAGCGGCACGGCGTGCAGCGCCTGGTCAAGAGCAAGTCGATGCTCACCGAGGAGTGCCACCTGAATCCGTATCTCGAAGCCGCCGGCCTGGAGGTGGTGGATACCGATCTGGGCGAACGCATCGTGCAGCTGCTCGAGGAGCCCCCGAGCCACATCGTCATGCCGGCGATCCACCTCAAGAAGGAAGACATCGGCGTGCTGTTTCACGAAAGGCTGGGTTCGGAGGCCGGCGCGACCGATCCGAAATACCTCACGGAAGTCGCCCGCCAGCATCTCCGCAGCCGGTTTCTGGGGGCGGAGGCGGCCATCACCGGCGTCAACTTCGCGGTGGCGGAGACGGGCGGGTTCGTCGTATGCACCAACGAGGGCAACGCGGATCTGGGCGTGCACCTGGCGCGCGTGCACATCGCGTGCATGGGCATCGAGAAGCTGATCCCCCGGGCCGAGGACCTCGGCGTGTTTACCCGGCTCCTGGCGCGCAGCGCCACGGGGCAGCACATGACAGTGTACACGTCGCACTTCTCCCGCCCGAGGCCGGGGACCGAGCTGCACGTGGTGCTGGTGGACAACGGCCGCACCGAGCAGCTGAGCCGGCCCGATTTCTGGCGGTCCCTTAAATGCATCCGCTGCGGCGCCTGCCTGAACACCTGCCCCATTTACCGCCGGAGCGGGGGCTACAGCTACCAGGCCACGATCCCGGGACCCATCGGCGCGATCCTTTCGCCCGGCAAGGATCTGCAGAAACACGCCGACCTGCCGTTTGCATCGACGCTGTGCGGGTCGTGCAGCGACGTCTGCCCGGTCAAGATCGATATCCACGAACAGCTGTATCGCTGGCGGCAGCTCGTCGTGCAGGCCGGCCATCTGCCGGCGGGGAAAACGATGGGGATGAAGATGGGTGGATGGGTGCTGCGCAGCGCCGGCCGGCTCTCGTGGGCCGGCGCGATCGGGCGGCGCCTGCTGCGGGTCGCGCCCGGCTGGATCACCCGCCGTCTGCCCTGGGGGCGGGATCGGGAGTGGCCCGGGCCGGCGACGACGAGTTTTCAGCAGTGGTACCGCAAGAACAGGAGAGCGACATGA
- a CDS encoding aldose epimerase family protein, which translates to MSSTDLPKIISTSYGTMPDGRNVGLYTLVNTRGMEVQLTAYGAIITSIKVPDRKGAMGEVTLGYDNLDAYLGGSPFFGAVAGRYANRIGKGSFTLDGTTYNLPINNGPNSLHGGLKGFDKQLWDATPINVEDGVAIEFSYRSADGEEGYPGTLDAKVTYTLTDDNTLRLDYEARTDKPTVVNLTNHTYFNLKDGGKTPILDHEIRINADRYTPVDENLIPTGELAPVAGTPFDFTTAHRIGERIDADNQQIAYGRGYDHNFVLNRNGDGLQLAAEVYAPSTGRVLTVRTTEPGVQFYTGNFLDGAYKAPDGTPYDFRHGLCLETQHFPDSPNKPDFPSTRLDPGQVYRTTTTFTFSTR; encoded by the coding sequence ATGTCTTCGACCGATCTGCCCAAAATCATCAGCACGTCCTACGGCACCATGCCCGACGGCCGCAACGTCGGCCTCTACACGCTGGTCAATACCCGGGGGATGGAGGTGCAGCTGACGGCGTACGGCGCCATCATCACCTCGATCAAGGTGCCCGACCGCAAGGGGGCGATGGGGGAGGTGACGCTCGGTTACGACAACCTCGACGCCTATCTGGGCGGTAGCCCGTTCTTCGGCGCCGTGGCCGGCCGGTATGCCAACCGCATCGGGAAAGGCTCGTTCACGCTGGACGGGACTACCTACAACCTGCCCATCAACAACGGCCCGAACAGCCTGCATGGCGGGCTCAAGGGATTCGACAAGCAGCTGTGGGACGCCACGCCGATCAACGTGGAAGACGGCGTCGCGATCGAGTTCTCGTACCGGAGCGCCGACGGCGAGGAAGGGTATCCGGGGACGCTGGATGCGAAGGTGACCTACACGCTGACCGACGACAACACGCTGCGGCTCGACTACGAGGCGCGGACCGACAAGCCGACCGTCGTCAACCTCACGAACCACACCTATTTCAACCTGAAGGACGGCGGGAAGACGCCGATCCTCGACCACGAAATCCGTATCAATGCCGACCGGTACACGCCGGTGGATGAGAACCTCATCCCGACGGGCGAACTCGCGCCCGTGGCCGGCACGCCGTTCGATTTTACCACCGCGCACCGGATCGGCGAGCGCATCGATGCGGACAACCAGCAGATCGCCTATGGCCGCGGCTACGACCACAACTTCGTGCTCAACCGGAACGGCGACGGGCTCCAGCTGGCCGCCGAAGTCTATGCCCCGTCCACGGGCCGCGTGCTGACGGTCCGCACGACCGAACCCGGTGTGCAGTTCTACACCGGCAACTTCCTCGACGGCGCGTACAAGGCTCCGGACGGCACGCCGTACGACTTCCGCCACGGGCTGTGCCTCGAAACGCAGCATTTTCCGGACTCGCCGAACAAGCCGGATTTCCCCTCGACGCGGCTCGATCCGGGCCAGGTGTACCGGACCACGACCACGTTCACGTTCTCGACGCGCTGA
- a CDS encoding (Fe-S)-binding protein → MNVALFVPCYIDQFYPGVAIATLGLLERLGCTVAVPENQTCCGQPLANAGFEAQSLPIMEGFADTFGRFDYIVSPSGSCVLHVKEHFGGLGDAAMVQRLHDRTYELCQFLVDVLRVDRLDARFPHRVGIHESCHGLRGLRLGKSSERNEPAYSKPRQLLEMVEGIELVDLDRSDECCGFGGTFAVNEEALSVKMGRDRLNDHARHGVEVITGTDMSCLMHLQGLGRRERRPVRFLHVAEILAGQVAGSRVQVPGP, encoded by the coding sequence ATGAACGTAGCCCTCTTCGTGCCCTGCTACATCGACCAGTTTTATCCGGGCGTCGCGATCGCGACGCTGGGATTGCTGGAGCGGCTCGGGTGCACGGTCGCCGTGCCGGAGAACCAGACGTGCTGCGGACAGCCGCTGGCGAATGCCGGCTTCGAGGCGCAGAGCCTCCCCATCATGGAGGGGTTCGCGGACACGTTCGGGCGGTTCGATTATATCGTTTCGCCGTCGGGCAGCTGCGTCCTGCATGTCAAGGAGCATTTTGGCGGCCTGGGCGACGCGGCGATGGTGCAGCGTCTGCACGACCGGACCTACGAGCTGTGCCAGTTTCTGGTGGATGTGCTCCGGGTGGACCGGCTCGATGCGCGCTTTCCGCACCGGGTGGGCATCCATGAAAGCTGTCACGGGCTGCGCGGGCTGCGGCTGGGCAAAAGCTCGGAACGGAACGAGCCGGCCTACAGCAAGCCGCGGCAGCTCCTCGAGATGGTGGAGGGCATCGAACTGGTCGATCTCGACCGATCCGACGAATGCTGCGGGTTCGGCGGCACCTTTGCGGTCAACGAGGAAGCCCTCTCTGTCAAGATGGGGCGCGACCGGCTCAACGATCACGCGCGTCACGGCGTGGAAGTGATCACAGGGACCGACATGTCGTGCCTGATGCACCTGCAGGGTCTCGGCCGGCGCGAGCGTCGCCCGGTCCGCTTCCTGCATGTCGCGGAGATTCTTGCGGGGCAGGTTGCAGGTTCCAGGGTGCAGGTTCCAGGTCCGTAA
- a CDS encoding TIM barrel protein codes for MLHADFIARQNAGLQVGHDADIRYLGDQLARQGVSLDAIIEAVQHFEVAIPSWALGTGGTRFGRFPGIGEPRDIYEKMEDIALIHQLMRSCSKVSLHIPWDEPEDPAALKAHADALGLGFDAVNSNTFQDQAGQEHSYKFGSLCHTSADVRRQAIDHHLHVIDVGKTLGSDAITVWLADGSNFPGQSSLRKSFDRTLTSLHAIYAHLPADWRIFTEHKPYEPAFYSTVVQDWGSSYLLASALGERAFCLVDLGHHLPNANIEQIVARLIGAGKLGGFHFNDSKYGDDDLTTGSIRPYQLFLVFNELVDAAHDRVPNFRPAYMLDQSHNLKDPIEALLQSVQELQRAYAKALLVDREALAAYQDANDVLMAEMTLKTAFETDVRPLIAEARRRAGGAIDPLLAFRHSGYREAVAESRHSAAYVPPQSL; via the coding sequence ATGTTGCATGCAGATTTTATTGCGCGGCAGAACGCCGGCCTGCAGGTCGGCCATGATGCCGACATCCGGTATCTCGGCGACCAACTCGCGCGCCAGGGCGTGAGCCTGGACGCCATCATCGAGGCGGTACAACACTTCGAGGTCGCGATCCCGTCGTGGGCGCTCGGCACCGGCGGCACGCGCTTCGGCCGCTTTCCCGGCATCGGCGAGCCGCGCGACATCTACGAGAAGATGGAGGACATCGCGCTGATCCACCAGCTGATGCGATCCTGCTCGAAGGTGTCGCTCCACATCCCGTGGGACGAGCCGGAGGACCCGGCGGCCCTCAAGGCCCACGCCGACGCGCTCGGGCTGGGCTTCGACGCGGTGAACTCGAACACCTTCCAGGATCAGGCCGGCCAGGAACACAGCTACAAGTTCGGCTCGCTCTGCCACACGAGCGCCGACGTCCGCCGCCAGGCGATCGATCATCACCTGCACGTCATCGACGTCGGCAAGACGCTGGGGTCGGACGCGATCACCGTCTGGCTGGCCGACGGGAGCAACTTCCCGGGGCAATCGAGCCTCCGGAAGAGCTTCGACCGCACGCTCACCAGCCTCCACGCGATCTACGCACACCTTCCCGCCGACTGGCGGATCTTTACCGAACACAAACCCTACGAGCCGGCTTTTTATTCGACCGTCGTGCAGGACTGGGGTTCGTCCTACCTCCTCGCGTCGGCGCTCGGCGAGCGGGCGTTCTGTCTGGTGGATCTGGGGCACCATCTGCCCAATGCGAACATCGAGCAGATCGTCGCGCGGCTGATCGGGGCCGGCAAGCTGGGCGGCTTCCACTTCAACGACTCCAAGTACGGCGACGACGACCTGACGACGGGCTCCATCCGGCCCTACCAGCTCTTCCTGGTCTTCAACGAACTCGTGGATGCGGCGCACGACCGGGTGCCGAACTTCCGGCCGGCGTACATGCTCGACCAGAGCCACAACCTCAAGGATCCGATCGAGGCGCTCCTGCAGAGCGTGCAGGAGCTCCAGCGCGCCTATGCCAAGGCGCTCCTCGTGGACCGCGAGGCGCTGGCGGCCTATCAGGACGCCAACGACGTCCTGATGGCCGAAATGACGCTGAAGACCGCGTTCGAAACGGATGTGCGCCCGCTGATCGCCGAGGCGCGCCGGCGCGCCGGCGGAGCCATCGATCCGCTGCTCGCCTTCCGGCATTCCGGGTACCGTGAGGCGGTCGCGGAATCGCGTCACAGCGCGGCCTATGTGCCGCCCCAGAGTCTGTGA
- a CDS encoding rhamnulokinase family protein, whose product MMPQALSSVSSKRALPAYLAFDLGASSSRALLGIWDGERMHLEEVHRFVTPIVEEGERLYWDLDTIERELEAGFRTARDATDALRSVSVDAWGVDYVPLDADDRPLRRPFCYRDTRTHGMMDRAFGVVPAAEIYRQTGIQFLPFNTLYQVLADQASDPEALRRVHRHAFLADYLHYRLCGVLKTEISIASTSQMMEAGRPRWARPLMDAFGLDARQWTEIVPSGTVLGPLHADPGVQVVATCSHDTGCAVAAAPATPASGHWAYISCGTWSLLGVERTAPLVTEAARRAGYTHEAGVDGTIRFLKNLTGLWSLQECMREWNEAGQALSWAALIEEARAAGPAPALITLEDDRFLARGGMEARLRGWLTERGLPDPASRGVLARIVLESIADSYRRALLDLEDVLGETIDTIHLFGGGSQNDLLCACTAAACGRRVVAGPAEATALGNLLIQARAMGDLPADLSLHEAAARSSDLATYGQTAARSPKS is encoded by the coding sequence ATGATGCCTCAGGCCCTTTCGTCCGTCTCCTCGAAACGCGCGCTCCCCGCCTATCTCGCATTCGACCTCGGCGCGTCGAGCAGTCGGGCCCTGCTGGGTATCTGGGACGGGGAGCGGATGCATCTGGAAGAGGTGCACCGGTTTGTCACGCCGATCGTCGAGGAAGGCGAGCGGCTGTACTGGGATCTGGATACCATCGAACGCGAACTCGAAGCCGGCTTCCGCACCGCGCGGGACGCCACCGATGCGCTGCGCTCGGTCTCCGTCGATGCCTGGGGCGTGGATTATGTGCCGCTGGATGCGGACGACCGGCCGCTGCGCCGGCCGTTCTGCTACCGCGACACGCGCACCCACGGGATGATGGATCGCGCCTTCGGGGTCGTGCCGGCGGCGGAGATCTACCGGCAGACGGGCATCCAGTTTTTGCCCTTCAATACCCTCTACCAGGTGCTGGCCGATCAGGCCTCCGATCCCGAGGCGCTGCGCCGCGTGCATCGGCACGCGTTTCTGGCGGATTATCTCCACTACCGGCTTTGCGGTGTTCTCAAGACGGAAATCTCGATCGCGAGCACCAGCCAGATGATGGAGGCCGGCCGTCCGCGATGGGCCCGGCCCCTGATGGACGCCTTCGGGCTCGACGCGCGGCAGTGGACGGAGATCGTCCCGTCGGGGACCGTGCTCGGACCCCTGCATGCGGACCCGGGCGTGCAGGTCGTGGCCACCTGTTCGCACGACACCGGATGCGCCGTCGCCGCCGCGCCCGCCACGCCGGCATCCGGGCATTGGGCCTACATCAGCTGCGGCACCTGGTCGCTCCTCGGCGTCGAGCGGACGGCGCCGCTCGTGACGGAAGCGGCCCGGCGTGCGGGCTACACGCATGAGGCCGGCGTCGATGGCACCATCCGATTCCTGAAAAACCTGACCGGACTCTGGTCGCTCCAGGAGTGCATGCGCGAATGGAACGAGGCGGGGCAGGCGCTGAGCTGGGCGGCGCTGATCGAGGAAGCCCGCGCGGCCGGACCGGCGCCGGCGCTCATCACGCTCGAGGACGACCGGTTCCTGGCGCGGGGCGGCATGGAGGCGCGCCTGCGCGGCTGGCTGACCGAACGCGGCCTGCCCGACCCGGCTTCGCGCGGCGTCCTCGCCCGCATCGTGCTGGAAAGCATCGCCGACAGCTATCGGCGCGCGCTGCTCGACCTGGAGGACGTGCTGGGCGAAACTATCGACACGATTCATCTGTTCGGTGGTGGATCGCAAAACGACTTGCTGTGCGCCTGCACCGCGGCTGCGTGTGGCCGGCGCGTCGTCGCCGGCCCCGCCGAGGCGACCGCGCTGGGCAACCTGCTCATCCAGGCGCGCGCCATGGGCGACCTGCCGGCGGACCTCAGCCTCCACGAAGCGGCTGCGCGGTCCTCCGACCTCGCCACGTACGGGCAGACGGCTGCCCGCTCCCCGAAATCCTGA
- a CDS encoding bifunctional rhamnulose-1-phosphate aldolase/short-chain dehydrogenase, translating into MKHVQNLWDDAVANRLDPVERLVYRSNLLGQDWRITNTGGGNTSAKLAETDPMTGETVEVLWVKGSGGDLRTSKRENFASLYQDRLIALQDVYAGMTPRGPKTPAEDAMVDMYRHCTFNLNPRASSIDTPLHSFVPFKHVDHTHPVACIALATAQNGPALTREVYGDDVIWVDWQRPGFELGLTLQEVCRAHPSARGVMLGGHGLINWADDDKACYLLSLELIDKAAAFLAARDNGQAVFGGAKFKPMADADREEILAGLLPWLRGRLAQEHRMIATVEADPAVLDFVNAVGAPRLAELGTSCPDHFLRTKIKPMYIDWDPASESVDALKQKLVDGIAAYQNDYAAYYNACKRPDSPAMRGGSPTVVLIPGLGMVAWGKTKSESRVTAEFYKCAVEVMRGAEAVDRYTALPRQEAFDIEYWALEEAKLKRMPREKELSRRIAVVFGAGSGIGKEVAGRLVAEGAVVASVDLQQAAAEQTALDILDRVGLGIGVAGTGISGCGDAIGVAADATNRASVAAALRQTVLAYGGIDLVIFTAGLYVAPDASGRIPDELWAKTFAVNTMGPNIAAEEAAGIWRAQGLSGSMVITTSVNAVVAKRGSIAYDASKAASDHLIRELAIELAPLVRVNGVAPATVVAGSAMFPRDRVIASLIKYGIEWSDRETTEALRDKLAGFYSQRTLTKKAITPADQSEAIFLLASDRLAKTTGQIINVDGGLADAFRR; encoded by the coding sequence TTGAAACACGTGCAAAACCTCTGGGACGACGCCGTTGCGAATCGTCTCGACCCTGTCGAACGCCTCGTCTATCGCTCCAACCTGCTCGGCCAAGATTGGCGGATCACAAACACCGGCGGCGGCAATACCTCCGCCAAACTGGCCGAAACGGACCCCATGACCGGCGAGACGGTCGAGGTCCTTTGGGTGAAAGGGTCGGGCGGCGACCTGCGCACGTCGAAGCGGGAAAACTTTGCGTCGCTGTATCAGGATCGGCTGATTGCCCTCCAGGACGTGTACGCCGGCATGACCCCCCGCGGCCCCAAAACGCCGGCGGAAGACGCCATGGTGGACATGTACCGCCATTGCACGTTCAACCTGAACCCCCGCGCCTCGTCGATCGATACGCCGCTGCACAGCTTCGTGCCGTTCAAGCATGTCGACCACACCCACCCGGTGGCGTGCATCGCGCTGGCGACCGCCCAGAACGGGCCGGCGCTCACGCGCGAGGTGTACGGCGACGACGTGATCTGGGTCGACTGGCAGCGCCCCGGTTTTGAACTCGGGCTCACCCTGCAGGAGGTATGCCGCGCGCATCCGAGCGCACGGGGCGTCATGCTGGGCGGCCACGGCCTCATCAACTGGGCGGACGACGACAAGGCGTGTTACCTGCTCAGCCTCGAACTGATCGACAAGGCGGCGGCGTTTCTCGCCGCGCGCGACAACGGCCAGGCGGTGTTCGGCGGCGCGAAATTCAAGCCGATGGCGGATGCCGATCGCGAGGAGATCCTCGCCGGCCTGCTGCCGTGGCTCCGTGGCCGGCTCGCGCAGGAGCACCGCATGATCGCCACCGTCGAGGCCGATCCGGCCGTGCTCGATTTTGTCAACGCCGTCGGCGCCCCCCGCCTCGCCGAACTCGGCACCTCGTGCCCGGACCACTTCCTGCGCACCAAGATCAAGCCGATGTACATCGACTGGGACCCCGCCAGCGAGTCGGTCGATGCGCTCAAGCAGAAACTCGTAGACGGCATCGCCGCCTACCAGAATGACTACGCGGCCTATTACAACGCCTGCAAACGCCCCGATTCGCCGGCGATGCGCGGCGGCAGCCCGACGGTCGTGCTCATCCCGGGCCTGGGCATGGTCGCGTGGGGCAAGACCAAAAGCGAATCCCGCGTCACGGCCGAGTTCTACAAGTGCGCCGTCGAGGTCATGCGCGGGGCGGAGGCGGTGGACCGTTACACGGCGCTGCCCCGTCAGGAGGCGTTCGACATCGAGTACTGGGCGCTCGAGGAGGCCAAACTGAAGCGGATGCCGCGCGAGAAGGAGCTGTCGCGCCGGATCGCCGTCGTCTTCGGCGCCGGCAGCGGGATCGGGAAGGAAGTCGCCGGCCGGCTCGTGGCCGAGGGCGCCGTCGTGGCGTCGGTAGATCTGCAGCAGGCGGCCGCCGAACAGACCGCTCTGGACATCCTGGACCGCGTCGGCCTCGGGATCGGCGTGGCCGGCACCGGCATCTCGGGCTGCGGCGACGCGATCGGCGTGGCCGCCGACGCGACCAACCGCGCCTCGGTGGCCGCCGCGCTGCGGCAGACGGTGCTGGCCTACGGCGGCATCGACCTCGTGATCTTTACCGCCGGCCTGTACGTCGCCCCCGACGCGTCGGGGCGGATCCCGGACGAGCTGTGGGCCAAGACCTTCGCCGTCAACACGATGGGCCCGAATATCGCCGCCGAGGAAGCCGCCGGCATCTGGCGGGCGCAGGGGCTGTCCGGCAGCATGGTCATCACCACCAGCGTCAACGCCGTCGTCGCCAAGCGCGGCAGCATCGCCTACGACGCCAGCAAGGCCGCATCGGACCACCTGATCCGCGAGCTCGCGATCGAGCTGGCGCCGCTGGTGCGCGTCAACGGCGTCGCGCCGGCCACGGTCGTCGCCGGCAGCGCCATGTTTCCGCGCGACCGCGTCATCGCCTCCCTGATCAAATACGGGATCGAATGGAGCGACCGCGAGACCACCGAAGCGCTGCGCGACAAGCTCGCGGGCTTCTACAGCCAGCGCACCCTGACCAAAAAAGCCATCACTCCGGCCGACCAGTCGGAGGCCATCTTCCTCCTGGCCAGCGACCGGCTCGCCAAAACCACCGGCCAGATCATCAATGTCGATGGCGGGCTGGCGGATGCCTTCCGGCGGTAA
- a CDS encoding DUF502 domain-containing protein, producing MKRLRNFFLTGLLTLLPMWLVWIVFKFVFGVLSDVSKPLVEPILNVIAESHPDLFSWLNEPAIMTLVALFGTILLILFVGALARRVIGQRLIALFEKFITRIPLVNTIYGSTRQLLDLLQTKPGSTQRVVLIDFPHSEMKSVGLVTRTLRDKHTGRELAAVYVPTTPNPTSGYLEVVPVELLTPTDWTVDEAMAFIISGGAVSRKEIPFSRKDSHRKEEEPVASAA from the coding sequence ATGAAACGACTTCGCAACTTCTTCCTCACCGGCCTGCTCACCCTGTTGCCGATGTGGCTCGTTTGGATCGTGTTCAAGTTCGTCTTCGGCGTCCTGTCCGACGTGAGCAAGCCGCTCGTGGAGCCGATCCTCAACGTGATCGCGGAGTCTCACCCCGACCTGTTCTCCTGGCTCAACGAACCCGCCATCATGACCCTGGTCGCCCTGTTCGGGACGATCCTGCTCATCCTCTTCGTCGGCGCCCTGGCCCGCCGCGTCATCGGGCAGCGCCTCATCGCCCTCTTCGAGAAGTTCATCACGCGCATCCCGCTCGTCAACACCATCTACGGCTCCACGCGCCAGCTGCTCGACCTGCTCCAGACCAAACCCGGCAGCACCCAGCGCGTCGTACTCATCGATTTCCCGCACTCGGAGATGAAATCGGTCGGCCTCGTCACCCGAACCCTGCGCGACAAGCACACAGGCCGCGAACTGGCCGCGGTGTATGTGCCTACCACCCCCAACCCGACCTCGGGCTATCTCGAGGTCGTTCCCGTCGAGCTGCTTACGCCGACGGACTGGACGGTGGACGAGGCGATGGCCTTCATCATCTCGGGCGGCGCCGTGAGTCGCAAGGAGATCCCGTTCTCGCGCAAGGATTCGCACCGCAAGGAAGAGGAGCCGGTCGCCTCGGCCGCCTGA
- a CDS encoding LUD domain-containing protein: protein MNSRDAILSAVRAHKPAATPLPGSVAPFSSSTDVSAFMETVAAIGGRAEQVARAGIADAVRRVYPDAKVVASAVPEIAGTLSLDAIADPHDLAPVDVLVLEGVLGVVENGAVWMPERRMVHRAAPFLAQHLVIVLDAGALVADMHAAYAAVRIDEDGFGAFIAGPSKTADIEQSLVLGAHGPRSLLVLLV from the coding sequence ATGAACAGCCGCGATGCCATCCTCAGCGCCGTGCGCGCCCACAAGCCGGCGGCGACGCCGCTGCCCGGTTCTGTCGCGCCGTTTTCGTCGAGCACGGACGTCTCGGCCTTCATGGAGACCGTTGCCGCCATCGGCGGCCGCGCCGAGCAGGTCGCGCGCGCCGGCATCGCCGACGCCGTGCGGCGGGTCTACCCGGACGCGAAGGTCGTGGCTTCCGCAGTGCCCGAGATCGCCGGCACGCTTTCGCTCGATGCGATAGCCGACCCGCACGATCTGGCCCCGGTCGACGTGCTCGTCCTCGAAGGCGTGCTGGGCGTCGTGGAAAACGGCGCCGTCTGGATGCCCGAGCGGCGGATGGTGCACCGGGCCGCGCCCTTCCTCGCGCAGCATCTGGTCATCGTGCTGGACGCCGGCGCGCTGGTCGCCGACATGCACGCGGCCTATGCCGCCGTCCGGATCGACGAGGACGGCTTCGGCGCCTTCATCGCCGGCCCGTCGAAGACGGCCGATATCGAACAATCCCTCGTTCTTGGAGCGCACGGGCCGCGGAGCCTGCTCGTCCTGCTCGTGTGA